One Globicephala melas chromosome 9, mGloMel1.2, whole genome shotgun sequence genomic window, ATCACTCAATTCTTTAAACTCATTCCAAGTTAGATGCCAAAAATTACATAGAAATCtatcataaaaattatttgtaatgatCTATCCACTGACAACTTCACTAGTTCCtcctttaaaatttctgaaaacaaagAATTGTTTTCAACCtgacttttaaaagaatatattgacCTGGAGCAGTTACTGTCTGTGGCTAAGGTTTCTACTACAGATGCTAATATAAGGAAAAACATAGAAGAATTTTTGCAACTCAAAATAACTTGTAAACAGTGTAGAGGCTGTTTTACTCCAAAAGAGAATCTAAAATCtgagataaaaggaaaataatttattacacAGCCATCATAGCCATTCACTTTCACAATGTCTgggaaataaaccaaaaaagcAATACGAAGATTTACCAAATCCATATTTGTTTTGTTCTCATTTAGAAGCATCTTGCCTTACCTGAAATAACCCTTAAAGGACTAGCAGAATGGAAACAGTATTAATTTAacgtaaaatattttttataaaatactttcatttcatcatgtgttttatatatttttgctgtACCTTGCAGCTGCAGATATAACTTATTCAATATGCAGAAAATGTGCTATTGACCACGTAATCTAATTAGTAAAGTCGATCCTCACTGTCAAACCAATCATCTAAATAAAATTCACTTTGAGAAAAAGTGTGACAATTTTCAATTCAAATGAATGTGTTAGTATATGAATTTGATGTAAATTTTCTAAAAACTGAGAAATAGATCACAAAATGTATCTCATAAGCTCAATTATTAAAACCAATCAAGATTAAAATGATGTAAGAACTAATAGAAttagtttatacatttttataatgtcATAAAACCAGGAATAAATCTATATGGGTCTGTCATCACTTAATTCATAATAGTAAAacataatcaataaatattatttatgaattagaatatgatttttttaaagcacagtaTTCCTTTAATAAAGTATATCCATGTGTATACTGAAATTTGGTTTTCAGCTTTCaggaataactaaataaaaatcacatataaaaATTCTGTAATAGCtctaaccagttttttttttttgaagtagtaATAAAAACTTTTCCCATATATTTAATGAGGAATAAAAGTATGTTGTTAAAAATAGATCAGTCCAGCAGCTAACACATAATTTTTTGATAATAAGAAGCACAAAGTATCAAACATGTTAAAAGATAAAGTGAGGTCAGGATGGGAGTATTTATATACTGATGCAGAATTTGATAAAATAAGTATATCAGACAGGATAGGCTAGGtcatgctgcagtaacaaacaacaaaatggtaTGACTCAAAACAACAAAGGCTTCTTTCTAACCTAAGCTACATGCACACTGTGGCTGGCAGAACAGATCTGCTCCTCATAATCACTCAAGGGCCCAGGCTGACAGAGCGATGATCCCCTGCACCAGAGGGAAAGGAGAGCTCTAGAGGTTTCATATGGGTAGAGGCAATACTTCTGTTCATAACTCACCGGCCAGAAATAATCCTATGGCCTTACCCAATTCCACGATTGCCATGAAATTAACTCCAACCTCATGCCTAAAAAGGGAGGGAATGGGAATTATTTGGTGATCTGTGATTTTTACAATacgttttaaattttattgaacaacACATaccaaatctaaaataaaattacatatgacattttttgcagattattctgtataatgggaaaaaataggaaggtctcttaaaataattcattttatatttaaaagaatcactGTCACTAACCTCCACTCCTTCAGCTGTTCAAAGTCACGTTTCTTTCCAGATAATGACACATCTTACAGATAAATGTTCAGAATAGCTGGAAAATATTGCTTATGTTTAAATCTGTGAAAAAAATTTAGGATTCAATATTTTCTTCAATGCTGGTTTTGCTTTGCTCTCACCAGACTCTCCTTCAATAATAATGCACTTCTTAAccacagagataaaagagatgtgATGATTAAAAGAGATGTGATGAAAATTACTATCACTCCCACCATTCACACTCACACAGTATATCTGATTTCAGAAAGTCACAACAAATATCCAATTACCATATTTCTAACAGCCTTACTTCACCCTTACCTGGGATATATGTAAGATGGGAAAAGACAGGAAGCCTAAGAAGGGTTTATAATGCCTTGATTAATAATTAAAGGAAGCTTCTCCCAAAACATGTTGAATTGTCCCTTTGTTTGTCATCCTAGAGGGTTTTACACCCTAGGTGAGGGATATACCTTTCTTTTGTAAAGTTAGAAAAGAACTATTGTAAatgcagaagaaggaaagaagaacttACACAACACTAGGAAAGAGTATAAGGGCTCTATAAATTAATTTACTTCAAGGAGTAGGTATCCACCTGTCCCGTGGACTATTCCACACAATAAGAACTTGAATTGATGTGAGCTTTAATTCCTGCTCAAATAGCAAGAAACATTTGCCACTGAGTATGATGAAGAATGAATTTGCTTACAGAAGAGGCTTTCCATTTTACCACAACTTAGAGTGAGCAGTATATTTTACATCATGAtgcaatacacacatacatactgtTTCATGAAACAATAATTACCCTCACTACATGTGATGCACTCTGATACTTCCTATTCTAATGTCTTTTAATGCTGTTCACgacccactaaattgatttcacaacCAACTAATGATTCATAACCCACAAATTTAAAACACTGGgctatagaaaatagaaatatataaggCAATCTCTGACTATAACAAGTGTCCTTAAGGAAGCTTTAGCTTGGAGGTACGAGTGGGTAAGCCAAAGTCTGGAAGTTAATATCCACAGGAGGTTAAATTTTATTGTTACATTAGTTTGCCCACCGTAATATTTAAACTTCCCCATTGGTCAGTAACAGCTTTTATAGGCCTATTATCATAGACTTGCTGTTTCCAACTCTGTGGTAGACAGGAAAATGTCCCCCAAGGTTAtcagtcctaatccctggaacttgtAAATCCCACTATATATGTGACAAGGGCCCTGGCAGATATGAAtaaattaagaatcttgagatggggagatcatCCGGGATTATCctgtgggccctaaatgcaattACACATAACCCTATAAGAGGAAGGCAGTAGGAGATCTGATACACATCGAGGAGAAGGTGATGTAAAGAGGAGGCACAGAGATATTTGAAGATTCTGGCCTTGAAGATTGGAATAATGTGGCCATAAATCAGTGaatgccagcaaccaccagaagctggaagagtgaAAGAAATTATTCTACCCCAGAGCCTCTGGAAGGAGTGttgccttgccaacaccttgatttgggCCCACTgatactgattttggacttccggcctccagaactgtgagacaataaagtTCTGATGTTTtcagccaccaagtttgtggtattttgttatagcagcctccGAAACTAGTATAAGCCCTATGAAATTGACTTAATAAGAGACAAGGTACAAAGTGCCCTATAGTACACAGCCATCTGTAACTCTCTATACCTTTCTATATTTTAAGAAAGTTATGGTAGCTTACAGAGATTCACAAAACATCCTgacaacataaataataaataggcaaaaagggaaaaaccaaagatatatatgcaaaacagagCCAACAaggtttatatttgtgtatgcaaatatacatataatagttCCTGCCATGAGTCCACAGCAAATTTGGCTTTAAAGTTTCTAACAGCCAGTATTCAAAGGAAGTCTCCTTGTTTATGTGATTCAGTGGTTATTAGATAAAAACAAGCCAAGACAAGGTGAAATTCCTACCCAGGATATTTCTTTTGGACTGAGCTATGCATGCTATACTCATTACACCCTGTGTCAACTTCTTAAGCCAGACCCAAGTTAACAAGGCTACTAATTATATCATAGGTTGATAACATATCAAAACTTAACTTGATAAAAACAAATTCTATAGCACATATTGATAAGATATCAAAACCTaagttaataaaacaaaattctataGGAGGGAAGAGGGTGTCAATAGAATACCCTCTAGGAATATAGCTTGCCACTGATTTATCTTAATTCCGGGGTACATTTTAGAGTATTTATGACAGGCCTTGAAAAATGCTCAGAAAATAAGAAGTGTTCTCAGCTGAACTattaaatattcaacaaatgcttCAGCCAATTGCCTATATGGCTTGCTTGAGAGCAGATGTCTTATGGAGTAAAATACAGTGTTTCTACTGTCAAGCGGGGTCTAGATAACTACTGAGGAGTCAGATAAATACCCCATCCCTACTCCCTGAAGAAGCTTCCAGGCCAGTGGGGTAGAGAAACACAGAGCACCCCAAATAGTTCCCCTAATCCAGCAAAGGGGTATCAAGAATGGCCTCCGGGAAGCGATACTAATTGACTGTTAGAGATGAGTAGctcggtgggagggaggggaatggCACCCCTGATGAGTCAGAAGTTTCTTCTGTCAAAGTCAAGCAATGCGCTTGAAGCACGTCAAGGCCTAAGctggatgaaaagagaaaaaaatcacgcagaaagaaagtggaaggaggaaaagaaaaaaaaaaaaagcatttcattCTCCACCACATGGCACACGCATAAACATTGCTTCAGAGGTTGGGGGGTTGGGGTCAGCGCTATAGCCATTTCCAACAAAATAGAGTTAGCGAACCCTGCAGGACGTTCATGAAAGCCAGGCCTCTCGTCCCTGAACCTGCGTTCCGTCAGTCCTCCGCTCACCTGGAGGCGCTCGTCTCACTGCGCAGGCGCCAGGTCAGACGTTAGAGGAGTTCCGGGTCTCTCACTAAGACTCCACTCTAGCCGCCAAACTTCCGTTTCTCCACTGCTCCCCGCTGAAGTCTCCGGCAGGAACTGAGGGGCGGGCCTTCCGGAAAAGGGGAGCGCAGCAGAAGAGGCTTGCGAATAGGTAAGTCTGTAGGTGACTGTTAGGGGGGCATGTAGTGAGTTATGGGCAATGGCTGCAGAGACCCTGCGGAGGTCTCCAACCTTGTAGAGTCTCCAGGAATAGGACGAGTCAATTTCATTAAGCAGCTCGGAGGTTTCACAGGTCTCCCCCAAACAACTTGGCCTTTTCCTGCATAACTTGGCGAGATTTACCAAACGAAGGACGCTAGCCTAGTTTCCTCTCCGGCGCAGTTACTCTCTTCCTGTTTAGGCAGCATTCAAGGCTCGGTTTCTCTGCTCATCAGTTGGCCTTAGCTTtgtggggctgggggtgcagATTAGTTTTGTTACCAGCTTCAGAAAAGTATGATTGaatgatatttaagaaaaatattagcgAAATGCCCTACCGATTTAAACGTCGGTTGACTTGACACTGTTGCTTCCATCACAGGCAGGCGTGATCCAGGCGGTTGGAGGTTGGGGGTGTTCTTGTTGAATTGAGTAAAGCTTGACATCCATTCAGAGCCGTTCGTGTCTCTGCGACCCAGTAAAATAAGCGGTactgggctttaaaaaaaaaaaagcactgtgtCTAGATTTTTCTGTGAAACACGTGTGCACATTGTGTGAGTTCCTTGAGGCCTGATAACTCTATTAGGGCAGGCCCTGGGCCATGAGTTTCGCACGTCAGCCTCATAATTCAGTGAGATAGTACAACTGTCCTGTAGTAGATGAGAAAACGAAGGCAAAGAATACATACTACTGCAAACACGATATGTCCATTAAAGTGCAGTGGCAAGATTCCAACCAGCTTTTCTACTCCAGAGCTGGCGCTCTCCACTAACCCGTGGTTTTTGAGAAACCTCGCCCGCCCAGCAGaatttacaaacacacacacacacacatttcagcATTCACTTTTAAAGTTCCCCCCCGGGGATTCACCACACTGAGGGTTACCCAGGTTAAGAACTCCTGCACATTATCTgcacttttcaaagaaaaaaggcaaacctAATCCAAAGCCAGTTACTGTATAAACTTGACCTTTTAAATGCATCAGACCTATCAGAACGATCAGAGAAACTTAGCCTTTTATGCTAAAGTAAAGAGATGGATATTTTCTCCTATGGGCTTAACATGTTTTGCTCCGGCACATTTCAGTAATTTGTTTTTGCTTAGCATTTTCAAGTCCAGGTAATTTTTCTTCATGATACTGTTTTCTTTAgttcacatttaaagaaaatttgatattttaagtGACTATTCTCTACCCCTTAGAATAGCTTCATGtgaataaaaatctaatttttttgccttttacctTAATGTCTTTCACACGGTCATCATGGTTTTTTTAAGATAAAGTTGAAAGTTTCTGTAAAGGGGCATACCAGGGTCCTGAAAAATCCTAGATAAGGCTttccaatctttaaaaaaacataaagctAATAGAGTGGCAGTTTGCCAGTCTCAGGACCAATATTTATGGACAGCAGAACTTGTGAGCTGTTTTAGTCTATGTAACAGGAAGGTTTACCAAGCTCCAATGCTGTACTTCATCAGAAGCATACAGGTCTGTGCTCTGTAAGAGACTACAAAGCAGTAATTGGCAACTGTCATAGGCATTTTCAGTTTGCTTCTATTTAGCAAGTGTTTCTGTTTCTAGTAAAGGATTCAGGTTTGGAGAGGCTTATTCTCCTTCTCCATCATAAAAGTTTTAGGACTTGGATTTTGTGATATGACCATTTCCATTGGATTCTAATGAGACCTTATTATTTATGAGCTATGTGTCCCAGTACTTTGCTACATTCCATGGTGGGCATGGAGATAACTTAGCATCCTGGGAAGGCTTCCGTGACCACTGTCCTAGTGAGTCCCTCCCTCCTTACTACCTGTCAGGTTACCAAGCTGCTGGTCCCCTCGTCTATGTTTCTCTGGCTGTCAGTGTCTGTAAGTGAGGATACCATTCCAGGGAGGTGCAGGTTCAACTACATGGAGTGTGCAGATGCTTTTTTACATGATTAAATGAGGACAAGGAATAAACAAATGTGTCTGTATAGAACGTATGAACACCAAGCATGttcaggtttttccttttttctttttttagtttaccATTGATTCAGTGCCACTGTCTTGTTTCTCACATGGTCCTTCAAGCTTTGTTTTCCGAAAAGGAAACTCATATTTAGAGAGGATAGGTAATTGTTCAAAATAACCCGGTTGATGAGTGGCAGAGCCAATACTCAAACCTAGGCCTCAGGATTCCATGCTgcctcttcatttaaaaataaaatgatttggggcttccctggtggcgcagtggttgagagtccgcctgccgatgcaggggaccgggttcgtgcctcggtccgggaagatcccacatgccgcggagcggctgggcccgtgagccatggccgctgagcctgcgcgtctggagcctgtgctctgcgacgggagaggccgcaacagtgagaggcccgcgtactgcaaataaaataaaataaaatgatttggggTTCAGAACATATTTTCGTGAAAATTTTGTAGCAAAATGATAGTTCCTAGACCACCTTACAAATAACTGATCGTGGAAATATTGTGCAATGGCAACAGAAATCTGTTCTGATGCCATAATGGTAattaagcaaaacaaagaaaagttgaTTAAGAaaccttttgtttttaagtttttttgtctGATGTTTGGGAAAAAGATAACCTTAAAAGTGGAAAGAAGACAAAAGATAATGCATGCAAAGAAACTTTTTGTAGCTTCTGAAGGCAACTTCTGGTAATTTGCAAGGCCTTTAGAGGTTTATAGCACTGACTGTTTTCTCTTTATACATTAACTgttaatgactttttttctcattgatgAAATTATACATCTCTGACAACCCCAATCCATCCCCATCCACATAATGGAGCAAGAGTTGGGAGAGAAAGGAATCCTAGAACTgagtgctgaaaggaaaaggaaggagtaaGTAAGGTTTGCACAGATCCCAGGTTGGAGGGGAGAGACCTTGGACAGTTCTCCCACTGCTGGCCTTCAGGTGGCGCTATTGGCCCAAGATTGCTCAGTTGGTGTTCAGAAGGTAAATGGTTTGAGACTAACATTCTGAAATTGGTTTGAGGTCATCCTCTGCTCTTTCAATGGATCTTGGAATGGACatgaaaaattctttaatttaaataCTGGATATTTAAATTGCCAGAGCAGTTTTGAAATTAACTTGGCGGCATTCCTGTTGAGGagggttttttaatatatttcttctcttggtttttcaAGATAGGTTTATGCCTTTTTTCTATTTGGAGATCAACTCCTTTTCATCCCAGCTGAACTGTCCCCCAGGATACTGTCTTAGTCAGCAAAGACTCTCATCTCACTATAAAAATTTCATGTAAATTAGCATATTCTGCCAACAGGTACCCTTACATTTGAACTAGCATGGAATGAGGGTTATTCCAccagcaacattctttgtttttttgttttttttcagttaaggaactctcaaatgctttttttttttaattgaagtatagttggtgtacaatattatatgttacaagtgtaccatatagtgattcacaatttttaaaggtaatactccatttacagttattataaaatattggctgtagtACCTGTGAACGTTCTTGATTTTTATGTATCACCTATATAATCTTCGATATATAGTACCTATAATTTCTGCATATTACAGATATCATTCTTATACTATTTCAACATTCTATGCCTCTGAAGAAAAAGTTACTGTTTTCAGCTAATAAGAATTCAGCTAATTTTCATTAAAGcagaatatataaaatggaagATAAGGCAAGTAACATCACAATTCATAAATGCCTTTTGTTCAGGAATAAAATGAATCTTTTGAGCTGTTGAGTTAATTCCTATAAGACTACTATCTTTGTTTTTCCCAGCTGGCTCTCAGTCTCTAGGCAGAATTCAATCCAGCAACCTGGAGGCTAAATGACCTCATAACTCATTAGCTGTTCTTAGAGCCATCTGGAGCCCTTGAGGAGAACAGCATTCAAAGGGCTGATAATAAAGACAACAGCATAATTATTTCTCCACCATGATTAAACCTTTAGGTGGCAAGCAATCAGCATGTTTATTATGCAGATTGCTGAGGTAGGTGTTTTCTGAAGGTATAATAACAATGCTGTGGTAGGATAACTTGTTTCCCTGTCCTCATCTAGCCTACAAATAGGTAAGCTGACTCTCAGTAAATAACCTATTGAGTCATAAAATCGTTCATTGTAAAAGAGGCAGTACAGCTGGGACGTAATAGTGTGTGAACACCAAATGTAAAAGATgcaaaaaggggcttccctggtggcgcagtggttgagagtccgcctgccgatgcaggggacacgggttcgtgccctggtccgggaggatcccacatgccgcgcgcggagcggctgggcccgtgagccgtagccgctgagcctgcgcgtccggagcctgtgctccgcaacgggagaggccacgacagtgagaggcccgcatacggcaaaaaaaaaaaaaaaaaagatgcaaaaaatgtaaagcatgcaaaggaaatagccacttGGACTGTGGATATTTCTCAACGCTAAGGCACATCCTGCCAAAGATGTGAACTGATTCACGTGTGGCTTGCCGTGTTTTCACTTTGTAAACCGTTCATTCGATAATCTGGGAATTTCTTGCACTAACCTGTttatctttcttctcattttttatagGGACTCTTGCTCCTTGCTGCGCAAGAAATGTCGTCACTTTCAGAATATGCCTTGCGCATGAGTCGTCTGAGTGCCCGGCTGTTTGGTGAAGTTGCCAGGCCTGCTGATTCCAAATCCATGAAAGTGGTGAAGCTGTTCAGCGAGCAGCCTTTGGCCAAGAGGAAGGAGACTTATGACTGGTATCCTAATCACAACACTTATTTTGCACTCATGGGGACACTACGTTTTCTTGGACTCTACAGGTAatgacaaaaaaaacccccacacacGAAGAGTAACCTATAAGAAATTTGTTTAGtagatcagaaaaggaaaaaattagcCTTTCTATCTTTATAGTTTTGTGGTTCTTATAATAGTGCCCAGGTAGTTCAAAAGGTACAGTTGTGGGAGGGGAAAGCTTTCAAAATATCCATaatgaatatacttaaaaaaaaaaagaaacatgcagttATTGGAAGACATAATTTAATTATGTCTAAAATGTGACTAACATTGACTAGATACTGAGCTATAGTGAGATGTTAAATTAGTCATTAATCTAAGAGCACTCAATGGATGCAGAGGAAAACTGGTCTAAACACTGAGCACATTCTTGTTGGTCAGATGAAAAGAGTCCCTGCCCTGTGGCTGATCTGCTTCCTAACTGGCGAGGGGGagcctccttcctttcctgagGGCAGTTTTGTAGGATTTCTTATTTGCTTTCACCCTCTTTGGACACTTTTAGTTGGTACCCTTTTTGGTATACGAATTTGGTCTAAATAAGCTGTAGTTTACCTTTAAGAGTAATATGTAATCAACATTATAATAGGATAATAATATGTAATAGTAAGAGTAGCAGGCTCTTTCCACCATGCatttgtatgtttgtgtatgtgtcgGAAGTGGGTGCTTAAGATGATATACTgctctagaaagaaaaaagatcaaataCCCATGTgaccattttctttaaaaaaaagtcttagttACCAAACAAATACATGCTCATTATAAAAGAATTTAAACAGTACATAATTGTATAAAGTTAAAatgcctactttttttttcaatttaacaaGTTTTAATTGGACTTGTCTTAGGGCAACAGTACAAACATTAATTTGGGACTGTTGGCgctaatataataaaattaatagttcaTTCCAGATAACTAAAGATTGGTACATTCTTTTatccaatagatttttttttaagtaccttCCATGTACAGGCACTTAAGATGGGCACAAGGGGAACagcaattaacaaaatagaaTAGATTTTCTTAGTTAATATATTACTAGAGATGATAGTCCATGACGTATTTTGAATTTCTGGAATTGCTTTTGGGATTATCTCCCTTGCCATTAGTCTcggctcaaaaaataaaaattaattttattcttaccccaaataaaatattggaaGGTAGATGTCCTCAGTAGAAAATCATAACCCATAACCAAATTAAATACATtcagttattttaatttacttgtttGCTGCTACTCTCcatttgtttgaaaaataaagccTTGACTATCTTTGGGGACAGAGAAAAAATACTTAGCATTTAGTTATCCATGGAAAAGCacaattattttcacatttagcCACTAGTTACGGTAAATGGTGCCTCTAACACAAGGCCTCCTGGGAAGTCAGGCAGGATGAAACTAGACAGTCTTCAATGAAGAAAATCTTACTCAGAGACCTACAAAACAGGGAGGGAAGCAGGTTCTCAAAAACAGTGACTCATTCAGCCAAGCAGGTGCTTGGGCTGGTTCATCAGCAGAGACAAAGACCCCTGCCTTGGTCGCTTGCTCTCTGGAGGAGGTTGTCGGGAAaggttggggggcggggagggaaggagaagggggaaacatattaaataagtaaattatgtgGTGTGTTACCAAGTTGAATGTGCTACAGGGAAGAAAAACAGTAGAGCCTGCTGAGCAGGATCAAGAGTGCTGACTGGGCACTCAGTGGGCGGGGAGAGGACAGGGCACAGTATTAAACAGGACAGTCAAGGTTAGCCTCATTGAGAAGATGAGGCTTAAGCAGAGACTTGAGAGTGGTGAGCGAGCCAGGTGGGACCCAGGGAAGAGCTTGCAAGGCAGAGACAAGAGCAGAGCAAAGGCCTTGAGTTGGAATGTTCCTCGTCTGTTCCAGGGGCTGCACAGGCTGAGGGGAGAACAGTGGGACAGGAGGTGGATTGTGCAGGGGGCTGAGTAAAACGGGGAGCAGTTTGCCGGGTTGTAAacaggagtgacatgatctgacttatattTCAGAAGAATTACTCTGTTTTTGAGAATGACTTATTTGGGGGGCAATCATAGCTGATCCCTAAGAGGTCTGTTGTACCTATCATGTTCATGGAATGAAACATCATACCCTTAAAACTGATCTATTTTAAAACAGCctagggggaattccctggcagtgtagtggttaagactctgagctttcactgctaagggcccgggttcaatgcGGTTGGGGGACTAAGATTCCACAGaccacatggcacggccaaaataaaaaaataaagtaaaacagcCTAGGGAGTTAAAAATTGGGCCCAGCAAACCCCTCTCTTACATTTAATTGGTACGCCATTATCCACCCTTTTATAGGTGAGGAGAccaaggggcagggagggaagattccttatccaaggtcacacagctactgaaTGGTGGAGCTGTGACTTAAACCCAGGGTCAAATGGGTTCCACAGCTTACATATTTAAACACTATACTGTTTGAGGGCCTCTATATCCGCAGGTTGcatatctgcagattcaaccgaCCAcggatcaaaaatattaaaaaaaattccagaaagttccaaaaagcaaaacttgaatttgccacacacctggcaactatttatatagcatttacattgtattaggtgttGTAAGTAATGTAGAGATGATTTGAAATATTCAGGAGGATGAGTGTAgaatatgcaaatactatgctgtTTTACGTAAGGGACTTGAGCGTCAGTGGATTTCGGTATCTGGGGGGGGTCCTAGAGCCAGTCCCCCAAGAACACTGACCGTATTTGATCTTAGAACGCAGATATTTTTATACAGTACAGGCAGTCTTCATTCGTATGTACAGACAGTCCTGGCAGCCTTGACCCCTGGAGGATCTGTCTGTTGATCCGGCTTCCTTCTGCCTGAGACTTTCCCCGGCAGCCTTTTTGTGTGAATCATCCACTGCCATCAGGGCAGCTTCCTCCAGACCTTTCCCGTTTGTAGCAGGTGCTAATCCCTGGGCCCCTCAGGGTCTCGTGTAGCTGTTGAAGCTTATACCGACTTTCTGCCCCCTTCAGTGTTTAGTCTTAGTGTTACAGGGAAATTTGGGGCAATTATCAGTGTTGTATCCTAGTTACCTAGGTTTACATGGGCGGGTTTGGTAATTAAGCTGTGGGTAGCATTGTTTCTGTGAGGGAAAACTGACCTAGAAATGAACTTTGGGAACACAGCTCATCTGTATGTCGGGGGTTCCCTGTCCTTTCTGTTCACCAAGCTGAGCATGCGCCCTGTAGGAGTCAAAGCTTGATAACCAGGACCACCTAAGAGAACATTCTAGATTGGTGTACTTTTCCAGTCTGATAAAAATActggctactttttttttctttctcttttagagaTGAGCATCAGGACTTTAAGGATGAGCAGCGGCGTCTGAAGAAGCTTCGTGGAAAGGGGAAAccaaggaaaggagaagggaagagagcagCAAAAAGGAAATAGTGTTGGGCCATCAGGGGAGGACTTCTCCCTCAGCAATCAAGAGCAGGACGAAGTGTATTTATTGTCCCTCCACATATTGGAGGAGTACAAGCTTCCTAAGTTGAAGATTATTCAGAGGAATACAGTCATCTCCGTGCTGAAGTCTAATGCAGTTGAATTGTGACTGGTTTCTTGAACACAGTTTAATTCTGCAACATTGTTTACCTTGGTTCTGTAATCTGAAGTTTACCTTATTCCCCAGAGAAATGAGTGCATGATTACTA contains:
- the MRPS33 gene encoding small ribosomal subunit protein mS33, whose protein sequence is MSSLSEYALRMSRLSARLFGEVARPADSKSMKVVKLFSEQPLAKRKETYDWYPNHNTYFALMGTLRFLGLYRDEHQDFKDEQRRLKKLRGKGKPRKGEGKRAAKRK